The following proteins are co-located in the Pedobacter frigiditerrae genome:
- a CDS encoding DUF4957 domain-containing protein yields the protein MKKNNIYISIFFLMTLIGFSGCKDDMMEEITTLNVDRTFSPTGLTASVVNKTNVLLTWKAVNNAKTYTVEVFENADFSGTAVKTIPNITFTQVPYTVTGLSGDTQYSIRVKGVGEGTDDSKWVTASAKTDPEQIFSAINAAKLTANSVALNWPAGQTATTITLSPGNITRTVTAAEIAAGEAIVTGLTGETLYTAKLLNGTKVRGTITFTTLLDLGGAIAVYPTDNLATLIANANAGDVFALFPGTYNINADITATKSISIKGAKPTDKPIIKGMIIRLKANAGLSLKDLDIDGTGALNGNQAIIYDEALTTAYGNLNVENCVIKNYVKGLMYVNVAALIESVTYKGNIISNIECNGGDFIDFRAGIAKTVSFTNNTVYNSALARDFFRMDPAGSTNFPTITSVITISTNTLNGMCNGAANRLLYVRLANHQIFFSKNIVANSGGILTNQASTIIVAANFTGNNYFNAPTYLAGSATANAKYDTGTSTSLNPGFTSVATGNFTISENTLKTNGVGDPRWR from the coding sequence ATGAAAAAGAATAATATATATATCAGCATTTTTTTCCTGATGACTTTAATAGGTTTTTCAGGTTGTAAAGATGATATGATGGAAGAAATTACTACATTAAATGTTGATAGAACATTTTCACCAACTGGTTTAACTGCTAGTGTAGTTAATAAAACAAATGTCCTATTAACTTGGAAAGCTGTAAATAACGCCAAAACTTATACAGTTGAAGTGTTTGAAAATGCAGATTTTTCAGGAACAGCTGTTAAAACAATACCAAATATCACATTTACACAAGTGCCATATACAGTTACTGGCCTATCAGGTGATACACAATATTCGATAAGAGTTAAAGGTGTAGGCGAAGGAACAGATGATTCTAAATGGGTAACTGCTTCTGCTAAGACTGATCCTGAACAGATTTTCTCAGCAATAAATGCAGCTAAGTTAACAGCAAATTCAGTGGCTTTAAACTGGCCTGCTGGTCAAACAGCCACTACAATTACTTTATCACCTGGTAATATTACACGTACGGTTACTGCAGCAGAAATAGCAGCAGGTGAGGCAATAGTGACAGGTTTAACAGGAGAAACGCTATATACAGCAAAACTACTTAATGGAACTAAGGTTAGAGGCACAATTACCTTCACAACTTTGCTTGATTTAGGCGGTGCAATTGCGGTTTATCCAACAGATAACTTGGCCACTCTAATTGCTAATGCAAATGCAGGTGATGTATTTGCATTGTTCCCTGGTACATACAATATCAACGCAGACATAACTGCAACTAAATCAATATCAATAAAAGGAGCTAAGCCAACTGATAAGCCAATTATTAAAGGTATGATCATTAGGTTAAAAGCTAATGCTGGTTTGTCTTTAAAAGATTTAGATATTGATGGTACTGGAGCTTTAAATGGTAATCAGGCAATTATTTATGATGAAGCTTTAACTACTGCTTATGGCAACCTAAACGTTGAGAATTGTGTAATTAAAAATTATGTAAAAGGTTTAATGTATGTGAATGTTGCGGCTCTTATAGAATCGGTTACATATAAAGGTAATATCATTAGCAATATTGAATGTAATGGAGGAGACTTTATTGATTTTAGAGCTGGTATAGCTAAAACTGTTAGTTTTACCAACAATACAGTTTATAACTCAGCTTTAGCAAGAGATTTTTTTAGAATGGATCCTGCTGGTTCAACTAACTTCCCTACCATAACATCAGTTATTACCATCTCTACAAATACTTTAAACGGAATGTGTAATGGTGCAGCAAATAGATTATTGTACGTTCGTTTAGCAAATCATCAAATTTTCTTTTCTAAAAATATAGTAGCAAATTCTGGTGGTATCTTAACAAATCAAGCATCAACCATTATTGTAGCAGCTAATTTTACAGGCAATAACTATTTTAATGCACCAACGTATTTAGCTGGCAGTGCTACAGCTAATGCTAAATATGATACAGGAACTTCAACTTCTTTAAATCCTGGTTTTACATCGGTTGCTACAGGTAATTTTACCATTAGTGAGAATACGCTTAAAACAAATGGAGTAGGCGATCCACGATGGAGATAA